The following proteins come from a genomic window of Miscanthus floridulus cultivar M001 chromosome 2, ASM1932011v1, whole genome shotgun sequence:
- the LOC136536800 gene encoding uncharacterized protein, translated as MLGTPLLERAVNRTAELRKKHEEAWKEYGCTIMSDGWTDTSHRHLINFLANSPAGTFFLGSVDASSEIANANMLANFLEKQIDKVGKEHVVQIVTDNGANFKAAGRLLMERIPHLFWTPCVAHCLDLLLEDIGKIKEFHTCIIMTQKVTRFMYKHGRVLDLMRNKIGGDLVRPAVTRFATSFLTLASLHKNRSGLRNLVVSDEWHATSFSTTQEGRRVENIILSMPFWNKEELCLRASQPLLVALRIADGDETPVAPEIMAAMDVAKAAIKDSLQRKPDLLKEVLKYYDNRWENQME; from the coding sequence ATGTTAGGAACTCCGCTGCTTGAAAGAGCTGTGAACAGAACAGCGGAGTTGAGGAAGAAGCATGAGGAGGCTTGGAAGGAATATGGTTGCACCATAATGTCCGATGGGTGGACTGACACAAGCCATCGCCATCTCATCAATTTCCTTGCTAACAGTCCAGCAGGGACTTTCTTTCTAGGGTCTGTTGATGCTTCAAGTGAGATAGCAAATGCGAATATGTTGGCTAACTTTTTGGAGAAGCAAATTGATAAGGTTGGGAAGGAACACGTGGTGCAGATTGTCACTGACAATGGAGCCAACTTCAAGGCGGCAGGGAGGCTTTTAATGGAGAGGATCCCACATCTATTTTGGACACCATGTGTAGCCCATTGCTTGGATTTATTGTTGGAGGATATTGGGAAGATCAAGGAATTCCACACTTGCATCATCATGACACAGAAGGTGACCAGATTCATGTACAAGCATGGGAGGGTTCTAGATCTAATGCGAAATAAGATTGGAGGAGATCTTGTGAGGCCAGCTGTAACTCGCTTTGCCACTTCATTTCTCACATTGGCAAGCCTGCATAAGAACAGGAGTGGATTGAGGAATTTAGTGGTTAGTGATGAATGGCATGCTACCAGTTTCTCTACGACTCAAGAAGGCCGGCGAGTTGAGAACATTATCCTTTCAATGCCATTTTGGAATAAAGAGGAATTATGCCTAAGAGCTTCACAACCACTTCTTGTAGCTCTAAGGATAGCAGATGGAGATGAGACACCAGTAGCTCCTGAGATTATGGCAGCCATGGACGTTGCAAAGGCCGCAATCAAGGATTCTTTGCAACGCAAACCAGATTTACTCAAAGAGGTACTAAAATACTATGACAACAGATGGGAAAACCAAATGGAGTAG